In Limanda limanda chromosome 3, fLimLim1.1, whole genome shotgun sequence, the sequence TCATGTTAAGGAAATGTTAACTTCATAACAATTGATACTGGCAACATGACAACATTTTAAACCCAAAGAATTAATGTGGGATTATTTTCTAAATAGAGCAGCTGGAAGTTTGGCATTTAAATTTGACAGACGCATGAAATGATTAATTCATTGACAATCAGAATAGCTGCCATTTAACTTTCTCTTAATCAACTCATCTATTAATATGCTTATGATTGCAGATTTATCAGGTATCAATTATATCTGATTTTTGAGAGGATTAGAGCTCatcataataatgataaatgaataataatgattatactGTTCATATTATCCTCATCATTCATATGGACACAGAAAAGTGTCTGTCCAACGCCACAGGATCTGTTAAATGCAgaagctgctttttttttctggcaTCAGTGCTGTCACGACACTTTGATGATCAACACAGTAACCGTGactacacaaacaacacacacctctACACTTGGCCACCAGCAGAGTTCACCACTTCAAGTACTTGAAAAATTAATTTCCTATAAATCCTGATCCTCGATGAGACGCACAAAACATTTCTGCAGCTTTGATCTTTGAGTCTGTCTGAGCCTGAACACAGGATTCTAAACTCCATCACTTGAgagctgtgtgttgtttgcCTACAAGTCAGATTATAAAGAAGGAACTTTTTGAACATTTGATCTCACAATGTCTTTTAACCATAGgctggaaataaagatggacatccagtttccacttcctcccactatccagcaatgaagccaaaacctactggatacaaacgctgccatcttgctcaTTTGGAGCCAAAGACTGTGAATGGTCCCGTCGATACATGagcttgaccaatcacaagtcagtctcagctgtcaatcataatgtttcaGTCCATTATTGTAGCATCAAATATCAATTAACATACATCTCACCATGAAGTTGAACAGTTGAACAAACATCATTGTGATGATAACTACCGTAACTGACGGAAACcatctttgactttttagtttggttcatgtcccatcaatggacatggaggaggcgggatcTATCCCCTACACTGCAGGTTTGCCTTGAATTAAGTATAGtagtctttatttacagtctatggtttaaacTTGGTTCCTAACTGGTGAGTATCGTCATGTCAGAGCGAACATGACTaaattatttgtgttatttattaatGACCTACGGTGCAGGAGTTACAATTAATAGGCACCTTTAATAGAAGTTAAATAGATTGTATAAGCAGAATCTAATCTGAGCAGTGAAGGAGTGGGTGGGAGGACAGATGATCATAAACAGACGTACAATTAATATCCATTATAACAGCTCTACGACAAATACAATTAACCTACCTCTCGTGAGGCTCGTGATAATAATTCCTTTccaacacaatgtgtgagacaAAGGCAGATGTGTACTTAGTTCCAGTAAAACCTTATTATTAAAACAGGAGTGAATCGACACCTTCCTGAGACAATCTCAACAAGCTTCGTGAAGGAAGCAAGAGCTGGAGTCATTTGAGGCCATGAGGCACAGTCAGCTACGATGATGGCACTTATACGTCATCTGTACATTGTTGCTATAGGAGTGAAAGCCTGGTTTTATAACACCAGGTGCTCAGACTTTGCctattacaataaataaatacctccaccaaggaggtcatgttttcgtctgcgtttgtatttgtttgtctgtcaggtTTACACAAAAGCTGCAGGACGGATTACCACGAAACtaagtggaaggatgtggtgtgggtcaGGAAAGCACCCATTAACATTTGGGACAGATCCATGATATTGTGATGTGAGATGGGGGCATTTTGGGGGCTTTTCCCCTGATTTCTCTGAGAAGAATTCATAGACTTGGATGAAAAACAATCAGACGCGTTCAAGGCAATGATATTTAAGTGTGTGCAAATTGGTCGAATTtaggatctagtgaatttacatgtggtttcacaaggggactgtCCCGGTCTATcattttagtttattattatttctacaTAGATAAAGTGGTGCAGGCCCAGACACACAATATAGCCTATATAGCTGACAgatcatattttaaataatgtgcCATTAAATATACGTATGAAGCCTCTGACAGCTCCAATCACAACAACAGTCATTCTCCTCTTTGTGTCTGGGACTTGTTGTGGAGCAGGTACGAGTGAGGCCTGAGATTCGGCTTCTTGTTGTCGTGCATTGTGTTGTCAGTGTTACATCCTGCTTTGCACTGAGCTCAAATCCCCCTGTGTGGTGTTCAATCTTCtgcagatgcaaaaaaaaagaaaaaaagaagatggagCTAAACCAAACCGGCCATTATCTCATGCAGCCAGAGAGGGACTCAGCAGCATGGAGagcgaaaacacacacacatacatgacaTGAATTTCAGAAGAAATCCTCCAAATCCTAACATGAATATTGAAAGCACACAGGCACACGGTGATGTGAGGGGGGGGCCTGGGCCTGTGGATGCTCCTGTGTCTGTAGCTGTGAGCTCATCGCAGAGCATCACGGCCTGCAGGCTCCACACTGCCCCTGTTTACCTTTGTATATAAGGTCCTCGATCTCCAGGTCGAATCCCTCCCGGTGACACTTCCTCCACAGCCCGGAGATGGTGGAGTTGAATTGCCGGCTGCAGTGGGACTCCATGGCGGAGGCTGCGGCCACAAAGTGCCGCTTCGCCCGGGTGATGACCGGCccggaggcagcagcagcagcagcatctgggCCTCTCCTCTCCGGGCTCTTTGGAGGCATCTGGAGCGGCAGGTTCCCGTTGGAGATGTAGATGTAGCCCGGGTCGTTGCGCTTGTTCGCGTAGTTCTTGCACCTCTCCCGGTGCCTGCGCGCGTCCGTCTCGTACCAGTAGTCGGTGCAGATCGCCATGGCGAGCAGCCCCAGCGCGCAGAACGCCAAGAAGAGCCCCGTGCTGGTGAGTATTTTCATAGCGGCCATCTTCCCCCCCCCGCTCGATGGAGAGCCCAGAACAGAgaagcttcctcctcctccgcggcCGTGGCGGCGCTGGTCCCCGCTCACAGCCTCGCTCAGGCCCGCGGTGCAGGGAGCATGATGCTGCGGGGCCACGGTCGTCCGGACGGGATGCTGCGGTCGATTGTTGTGGTGCCCGGTGGATGCAATGTTGTTTCCACCATCTGTTATggtacaggaggaggaggaggaggaggaggagagggaggaggaggagaggggatggatggatggagaccagcgctgtgaggaggagtcagtgaTGTAGCTGTagcgctctctctcctccgggATGCTGCGGGATGGGGGAGCGCACAGGACCAGGAGGGGAGTGGTCATGTGAGACGCTTGGATGGTCACCTTTACGGTTTTGGTAAACATGTAGAAACACAGGTGCAGTGTTGTCATTGTTTTCAAAAATCTTTGAAAACAATGATCAATCATTTTTCTCCCTAGAAACAACCAGGGAGTTCCTGAACAGCAGCAAGACAAAGTGAGGGTTTTGATTTATGAGTTGCAGTGTTTACTTTTACTGTGAATTGTTAAGGCTGTTTATCTCATGGCTATTAAGTGTCTCCtcagatttgatttgttttctaaatatcaataataacatgtttgaatataaagtataatTTTATAGTGATAGGACAGGAGGAAAACCTAGAGAATTAATCTTGTTGATCTCATCAATTTAACCTTTATTCACGGGGACGAACAAAAGCATTCACTCCCCTGCAGGTCACCTGGTGAACATAGGCCATTAACAACAATAAGTGCTAGAATGGCAATAAGATAGTGAGTGCATTAGTCCCCCTAAACCACATAGATataggtttttatttggatctgcacccaCATAATCTAatccctaaacatgcctgtttttcTCATCaatatccattaattattctttgaaaaatcaacaaaattatgaaaacctatcttacaatgttaaagagagtgaaaaaagttcctggatccgccccctgatccgaATCAGCACCTACATTGAATGGGTCGTTTAGTTTTGTGCTGATGCGTCCAGTAGCTTTTGCACAATcctgcaaacagacacagaggaaaacttGACCACGGCAGCTGTAAAGAAAACTAGACAAACATATAAAACTATAGCTAAAGGGTAATAACTTCACAAGCCCACAGGTAAATAAATGACAAGTTAAACTAATAAATCTCCACCACTATAGCGCCTGTCCTTTCTGAGGGTGGGAGGGGCGcttgagccaatcccagctgacattgggtgagaggagggggggctACATGGTCAGATCGCCAGTGGGACAGAGGGACAATAAGTAAAGACAAACAAcaggtcacattcacacatgtgGGCAATTTGAGTGCCATATCTGTCATCCACAAGAACATTTGAATCCAGACTCCAGGAATTCCACACTTGTCTTCTTAAACTATGAGGTAGTGTGAACTCAGCTGAGCATCAATGAACAAATTTTCACTCCTGTGTTTGCACTGTTTCCCAATGACTCTCTCCCACTAGCGTGTGCTGAGTGCTTGTTTGTTGTCCTTTTGTGCTGTGACAGAGGAAGGCTCCCACAGACAATAGGCTGCTCACAGGCTGATGACTAAGGAAGGCAACCCGCGGCGGAGTCGTTATGGCAACAGAAGCTTGCCAAACAGACTGTGTAGAAAATTGGACAAGAGTTGAACACACAGTCAATGCCCCCTCCCCTCACTCCCATATGACATTTCGGGCATGGGTTCTCTGCAGTAAAAATATGCTAATGGTGGACAGGTTTTTGTGCGGTGAGGTCAACTCAACCCACTGTGCTGCCTCAGCACCTTAACACAGATCCACCGATCAATACCACGGTTCTACTAATCTCACTAAGATCCATACAAAGCCTGCGTCCCACTTTTTCAAATTACCCTCTAGTACgtttacataaaaataaacagacttagtaaataaagattatagagaaatttacattttatttatttagaagtGGAAACTTTCACCAGGAGTTGAGTCAACAAATATTTGAATGATAAAACATGACGTGAATAAGCCTTTGTGGTTAATAGCTGTTGTTTGTTCCATGACTGTAACAACTACAAGTCAAAACTGGATACTCTACCCAAACGGTAGCAACCTGCAACTTTATGCATCTACTTGAGCCGGTGCAGACTGCTCTGTGTGAGGGCGATACAACTGGAAACTGTACTTTGGTGTAGAGCCGACACTTATGGAACAGCCTGTCCTGACTTTTTGGCACTTCTTTCTTGACAAGACACAGATTATGGCATTGTGGTTCTGGCATAACTCTTATAAAACCCAGTTgcttgtctcttttcttttcaataaaTAGGCAGCAGTTACATCAGAAATCGAGGAAGCACAACAATCTGTTTAAATACTGTTTAAACTATTTAGGGTTCAATTATTTTAAGAAGGAGGTCCAACAACACCCGGTCTGCTGAGCAGGTCCATCCGGTTTACATGTGTAAAGGTGCAAAACAATACGATTGATCGACAATAGAAAATAATTTGGTAACAGACTTCCACACAAACCCTCTGAATTCCCTTGATATTTACGTCTGGCACAGTCTGAAGTGTCTACAAAAATGTCCGGTCAGCACATCGAGGTCGTCCGCTCAGTCATCCATAAAGTGCTGTTCCTTTGTCGACCATTTTGTTGTAGTGTAACATTAAGGTGATATCAAAGCGGTGTAGTGTCTTATACAAAAAGTTTCTACGCATGGGAGGTaccagatgtgaggggtctgcgGAGAACGGGGTTTCTCTCTAGTGGTGAGATTTAGTCTTTGGTAAGGCCTCCGTGTTCAGTCGACAATCGCAGAAAGCAGAGCCATGACCCCCACGCCACAGCAAATGAGCAGGATCTGCACCAGAGtgtgtctgaaaaacaaaacaacaaaccgATGAAGCCGTGAAGACTGCAGGACGACAAGCTGGTAAACATGGATGTAACAaattcagaaaacaaaaaacaaatcgcCAAAAGATGCCATATTTTACATTTGCTGACACAGCAAATAAATATTGTCTAATTTTGAACTATCCCACGGTCCTTGAACTATCACATGTGAAAATACCCTctgtcagaaaaaaacaacaaatggaAAATTAAAATTCGCTTTCTTCAACATGTTTACCAAAAATACAATGTTTGTACCAAAAAGATTCTGTAAAAGATATAAAATTCTATGTTCCTCAACACAACCTGATTCCATAAGGTGACAAAATGTGAATTTTCAGGTCCTGCATTGGATTCATGTAAGAACATCCAAATTTAGCTGTTAATGATTTATGGAATTTGCTGTTATACTTtacaaaatacatgtttaaGATCTCTATACCTCATGACTTCATATTGCAGTGAAAATGAACCCAAAGTGCATAAAAATGTGACAGAAGCAAAAACACCTAGAAGCTGCTTGAGGTTCAGAGGGTTAACAACATTCAAGCTGGAAAACATCCAACGTACTTTAGACTGGTCTCCTGCAGCAGGTCAGGCATCACGTTCACCAGGGCGATGTAGAGAAAACCCCCAGAGGTGAAAGGCAAAATCCAGGCTGTGGCATTTTCTAGAAATGGAACAAAACACTTGTGACTGATTCTGGCAACTTCCAAGTGGTCTTTCATTATCAATATTGGGTTTGATTGTATCTTAACTGGTCTCATCTTACCTGTGCCTTTAGGTGACTGAGTGCACAGAGCAAAGCAAGCCCCCAAGACCCCGACCAGCGCTGTGGACAGCTGCATGCGAGCAGCACTCCATCGGTCGAAGCCGGCCCTCAGCAGGATGGCAAAGTCTCCCACCTGCAGATAAACACAACGGGACAGCTCAACCTTCAAAAACGAACTTCCATAGAGGTCCGATTCTATCTACATCCTTTAAATCATGTAAACGGGAAACTCTGAAAGCAAACTTTGCACTTCTATGTTTAGGATACAAATGAAAGACTGTACAATTAAACCAAGACTCGTGTAATCTCACCTCGTGGGGGATTTCGTGGAGCAGGATGGCAAAGGTGGTGAGACACCCAACCTGCAAGAAAAGGCTCATTAACACGGCTTTGTTATAAAGAAATACTACTTTGTCTGACTTAGTACAAAAAAGTTCAAGCTATTTTCATCAGCCCTTCAGAATTACAAACTGTGAActataatttattcatttttaaatcaacccTACTTTGGACATATCATTTTCGCACAGCATTTTAATGTGGCAGAATCACATTGTGACAACTGTGCATGAGCGTAAACACAACATGCTGGTGAAACGTGTGCATGTTCGAGACATCTAGCGAACTTCCTCTCCGGCGCACTGATCCAGAGTTCATGCTGCTCGCCTTATGTCTCTCCAGCTGGACTCTCTCATTCCCACTGATACAAATACATACAGTAAACTGCTGAAGCGACGCAAACTCAAGTCCCTGCAGTTTAGAGTCAACCTGTTCTGAACAAGCCCAAACCACAATACGACAGGTActgaacaaacagagagaaaaagtttGTTGAGGAGTGTTGACGAAAGCCCTGAGTGGTCCTGTCTGAAAGCAGAATGCTGCCGGAGCGGGTCGACACTCAGACACTGAGTCAGTATTCACGTTGCCAAACACTGCACTCGTGAGGGAGGAGTCGGATGTCCACATACccctgatttatttttgtcctttGCTTTCATTAATTATTACAGCGCTCCTCTGAGGTCATTGTGCAGCTCTCAAGCTTTGCTTAATATTCAGCCTTTTGTAGGGTCAACAATACGTTTGCATTCACATTCAATTGACATTTTGTTTCAGTCCGCACCTAGAATATACATTTGTTAATCTCCTGCATGGAGGCTATGATTTCACTCAGGTCgttggtttgttgttgtttgtttttcagcacgATTACACAGAAACAATCAACCAGATtcccatgaaacttggtggaaggattggACATTTCCCAAGAATATATGGATATTGACAAAGGGGCACTTtcaccttctttaacattgctgtgttttttttgggatttttcacaaattttccagagaataattcatggggaTTCAGGGGATCTTCTAGTTAGACTTGCTGCTTCTTACCTTTTTGCTCACCAGGAAACTTCCTGCTACGGCCAGTCCGTGAGTGAAGTTGTCAATGCAGTTGGCAAGGAGATTCAGGTATCCACTTGTCTgtgacacacaaaacacaaagcctTTGTAACTCACATCATTCTTCATTATTCACAACTAAAACTATGGCGGACTGTAGAATGTGATTATTTATCAGCTAAAACAACACTGGCTGAATCTGAGAAAATGTTCGTCAAAACAGAGAACGTACACTTGTTTAAATATACATCTGATTTCTACTTTAAAGATAGAGTTACCTATTTCTTTGTTGTCTGACCCCATTTAAAAACTGAGGCTGTAAATGATCTGTTCCTctgaaaaaaactgaatctgaGTCAAGtgtaaaaaagcaaaaacactCTGAGAAAGCAACTGCTGGTGATGTGTCGTGAATTTCTGGAgcagttttgttgttgttgctctgaTATGCTCGAGAAGTATTTAAGATGTGCCCCACCTTTCCTTTTGACCAATACGTGTTAAGACAAGCAGAAAAGATTTAAACGCGCCCATGTTGTATCTCTATACACACGGCTGTAGCTTCTCCTCAAAACAGGGGCGGACTGTCTGTCTGACAATAATTCAGCCTGGGAATTTGACTCCCTTTCCAGGCTACATTTTTCACACAAAGCACCAGATCTCTCATTTTGCAGACTAACCCTATTGTTGATGTAACGGTTACCAGAGTAGTAAACAAGTGGGCGGCGCAGTAACTCACTGCCCTCTGCCATCTTTTCAATGACGTCATCTTTATCAAGTTCCACAAGAATCTCCTTCTCTGTTGCCACAACCAAAACAGTAAAAATATGATATTTCCCAAAGGCTTTTATTTGAATTCTACATCAGATTGTCCTGATATTGTCAGTGAGACCCTGAGGAGGTGAACTGTTCAAttaattttgtgtattttagttAATTAATTTGTTACCTCATTAATTCATTCCTGAATTCCCAGACTGAACAAATGTGACGACCCATTTACATGAAGGTCAGTTGTATTCACTCTGAAGCGCTCATAACTAAATGCTGAGAAACAATGTGCGCCGTGAAATCAGTGGGGGCTAGTTCAGGGTGTCAGGAGCTGGGTGCTCTATTTAAAGACAGTTAGTTGTGTTAGTTATGAAAAACCAAATGACTCTTGGAGAAGACTGAGGAAACAAAACATGCGTCtcattaaataaacattacaCATCAACAGTTTAACTCCAGTGGTATCTATCTTTACTCATTagttcagtttttaaaaacattttctgtcttttttgttAAGTAGGGGATGTTTTGGTTGTCAGCATTACCTTTATTTTCCCTGATCTTTCCTGCAGACTCTGTTGCTTGGAGGATTTCCATGACTCAGCATGGTTCCCATTTCGGAGTGATACCACTGCTTTTTCACCGAAAACTGAATTAGGCTGTGCCTGCagagaaaagggaagaaaaacaaagctaCAATGAACACTCTATGTGTGCCCTCTCTGCACATTACTATCATCAtcaacatttttatgaataattTGTATGTTCCTACTAACCAGTATCATTTAACATCAGTAACATGCAATTGACTTGGAGGGACACATCTCCCCCAAGGAAACGTGTTGCCCACATTGACCATTTACACTAATCTTCATAAAAACTAATGTGAATGGAAACAATAAACAAGGATTTTATTGTTTCTCCCACTGTGTCACAGGGTTTACCCACCACAAACAGAACAGCTATTGAACAAAATTCTGAGTATTTTCAGAACTTTCCACATGTGGTGTTATAAGCAGTCACTTGTACTTCTGCTTTATTTTCCAAACATTTCAAAACTTCCGAGCCTTAAATTATAACACTGctcaaaatatttttatatgaaatgtATAAAAGGAGACAGATTTGTCTCAGGCCGTCGCCTCCTATTTCCGAGAACAGCCAACTTCCCCGTTCCCTCATACAGAAACCACTTATGTTGCTATTTAAAATGAGTCACATTAAATGAGAGGGAAATAGCCTGCTGTCTTCTGGCCGCTGCAAGGAGATGTCTGCTCTGTGTCTATGATTGAAGCATGCAAAAGTAATAAAGTGTGATGAATTTCCATGGCTATCAATCACCTCCTGCAGTCTGACAGACACTGTCACTGAAAAACACTTTGTTAGGTTTGTTCAATGAggaaattaaaatgcaaattttGCATTAAGCACAGCAACTTTCTACACATGTAATGTCTGaccaatacaaaataaatcttaATAAAGTTACAACCCTAGTATGTATTGCTCAGCGTAGCCTATCCACCCAGTGTGTTTAAACACtgaccctctctgtctctgtcccggtCTATTGTAGCCTCTGTCTATAAACGGAGTGCTCAGCTCTCCTGTGGACACTGAAATGGCTCAAGCAGCTGCTTCACCTGGCACTAAAAATAGACTCTAGAAGAGGAGCTGAGTCGTGGATTCAAATCTTCTCCCGCACTCCTGTTACAAAAAACAGGAGGGAGGACGAGGCCGTCCCAGCTCCAACTACCGGAGAACAAGACTTCACAAAGAAGCCATGTGTTTGACAAGCATCTCATTCTGATGCATGTTAAACAGACTCATTCAATACTTATTCATGGAAATGGAAATTATTGAATCTAACTGTCCTCTTATAAAATGTGACAGACCCTTCTGTCCTGACATAGCTCTGCTCAAAGTTCCGTTGGATTGACCTGAAAAACATCATTATTTAAATTCTACTAAATGTTAATCTGCCCGATATCAGGAAATGTTATTTAGTTTGAACCTAAAAGTCCTTGTGACTATTTGATGTTGTGCCCTGTGTCTATAGActcaggagagagggggggggtcatttTGCCCATCCTCTGAGCAATGTCTGAGCACTGGACACGTCCTGCCTGCATGATATCGAAGGATGGCGTGGAAACCCTTGACCTGTGCATAAAAGCTGGCATCTTAGtaactctgtttgtgttcaaacctattctctgtaaattgtttctctaccattaattaaatactttgatatcATTGAATTGATCACTCAGTCTGTTGGTTTATTTCCTCACCGGGGAATCAAATACAAATTCCCACCACactaataataaagaaaaacatgagcAGCTGTTTCCACCTACTACACATTAGACAAATATCTCAGAGCTTAGGCTGTTCAATGAATTCCATCCATGTAATTTATGGTGTTTATAGTTTGAGTTGACTTGTAAAATATGACTGATTGCTTTTTACTGAGAGCTGGATGAGAAGGTTGAAGCTACTCACATGATTGTATGGTTAGTGTGTACAGAGCCAACAGTTGGTCAACATATAGACTGGCATTtgggggtggggttgggggtggggggttggggagttgtagaaacaaaaacaccttTTCCTTGAATGAGTCTTTTACTGAGAGACTGCAAGCTCAACTTTGTTTGACAAAGAACAGATCTAATATTCATGAATGAACTatggaaaatgtccaaaacatTGGATCCAgactttttccagagtttgtctttcatgCAGCAGGACAATAATCTGAGTCAGACAAGTTTACTATAACAGTAAAATGTACAGAACATTCAGATGAGGGAAATCTAAcgctaaataaatcaaatgttcttatttcatgtgtttgtttaacaAGCAGTCATTGAGTATATTTACCAATATGTCGAACTAGGCCAATTAAAGGAGAATGTGTAGCCTATATGTTGATTGCACAGACGGTCATCTGAAGCTTCAGTCAGCAAAACACTGACAGCACTGAGAGAAGTATGCAACCCAAACACGGAGGGAGTGTGTGTTATGCAAAGcaatgaaatatttgaaaatctTGTTCTGACAGGTCTGTGAGCTGCGATACTACTTTGGACAGCAGTGAACAGATTCTCctcaaacacaacattacagCTGGAGCACTTACAGGAGTATTAGAATTCAGGTCCGAGTCTGGAGTGGGATCTTCATGGCTGTCTCGGTCTGGAAACATCTTCTCCAGGACCAGGAACGCCAACAGGCCGACGATTACCCACCAGCCCTGGGTCttgtagtgtttgtgtttactaCCTGTAGAGTAGCAGATGTTCACAAGACTGAGTGAACAAATACAGCAAGTGACAAGTGAACTACGGCATTATACCAGCATTAAATATGTGAGTGATAGTGCTACAAATAACACTGTCTCTAATAACTAGAACCAAGTTAAAGATTATATAACCAAAACTTCTGTTTCACACTAGTTTATCACataatataagaaaaacataatCCGTTTACAAACAGTATGATTTTTATTGGATGAAAAGTAATGTATGATTGATATTACACAGCAAACACTCTCCTTAAAAGAGCTTTATGAAATTCCGTGTTTTCTTTGGAAAAGCTGGAAGGCAAA encodes:
- the slc39a13 gene encoding zinc transporter ZIP13, with protein sequence MEGGSCRRPHWAVAALLIPVTLLMLTSSGASSRQNMAQTTMAHATATAAGPGHSLTDDLPGLQAVAAFIASEQAHVWLLSLVGSVAVGLSGILPLLVIPIEAGAALKTEAGCQKLKQLLSFAIGGLLGDVFLHLLPEAWALSGSSGSKHKHYKTQGWWVIVGLLAFLVLEKMFPDRDSHEDPTPDSDLNSNTPAQPNSVFGEKAVVSLRNGNHAESWKSSKQQSLQERSGKIKTSGYLNLLANCIDNFTHGLAVAGSFLVSKKVGCLTTFAILLHEIPHEVGDFAILLRAGFDRWSAARMQLSTALVGVLGACFALCTQSPKGTENATAWILPFTSGGFLYIALVNVMPDLLQETSLKHTLVQILLICCGVGVMALLSAIVD